One genomic segment of Mycoplasmopsis agalactiae PG2 includes these proteins:
- the nusA gene encoding transcription termination/antitermination protein NusA, translated as MSVKKNSELMNAPKIWYEIIKGYNEKEKLELSVLADIFSEEVTRIVQKNIDPEANIVFEIDEENKEVHVYNTEAIVVDDSEFDDLSEADKVSLMLYNVPLSVAKKVKNDANVDDTIKIEIDLLALSKSTNPVVQKTPKIIESSILQAIKKLQKSIVYTKYLEKIGETVKVTFISMNSKGSWNVQIVDDGVIAHLPANYVSAKRVINPGSYGDVVIERVEKDTKLSQITVSLDSPKLIEKILYNNIPEISSGLIEIVNVQRIPGERTKAVFKASAGNEHLDVYGAIIGQDSSRINLIISEMNQGVNQADKEKFDVIVYTSDKKEFIRRCMLPGQVVDIVPKNESQNSFYVITIKAGLSAAIGKKGANTMLASKVSHSNLDIITVEEAKQKNIPFDESKIAEVEESLNSFRRYGATKKAPTRAFNNNRRKTNSYFENLDLSLEGFDKDILAFREQEQAFFDESNSQNMEFDELIQQYNSESVKENIESDERSIDEKLNEIQREEKLTANDYKKAKEVAKNFKVDKDLSSFGLDGGIDLSDIENEEW; from the coding sequence ATGTCTGTTAAGAAAAATAGTGAATTAATGAATGCGCCTAAAATTTGATATGAGATTATCAAAGGATACAATGAAAAAGAAAAATTAGAATTATCAGTTTTGGCTGATATATTTTCTGAAGAAGTAACAAGAATTGTGCAAAAAAACATTGACCCAGAAGCTAATATTGTTTTTGAAATTGATGAAGAAAACAAAGAAGTGCATGTTTATAACACTGAGGCAATAGTTGTTGATGACAGCGAATTTGATGATTTAAGTGAAGCTGATAAGGTTTCACTGATGCTATACAATGTGCCTTTGTCAGTGGCTAAAAAGGTAAAAAATGATGCAAATGTTGATGATACTATCAAAATTGAAATCGATTTACTAGCTTTAAGTAAGTCAACAAATCCAGTAGTACAAAAAACCCCTAAAATTATTGAATCATCTATTTTACAGGCTATAAAAAAGCTTCAAAAGTCAATTGTGTATACAAAATATTTAGAAAAAATTGGCGAAACTGTCAAAGTTACTTTTATTTCTATGAACTCGAAAGGTTCATGAAATGTGCAAATTGTTGATGACGGAGTTATAGCTCACTTACCTGCTAATTATGTAAGTGCAAAAAGAGTTATTAATCCTGGATCATATGGCGATGTTGTAATTGAAAGAGTTGAAAAAGATACAAAGCTAAGTCAAATTACTGTTTCATTAGATTCACCAAAGCTTATTGAAAAGATTTTGTACAACAATATTCCAGAAATTAGCAGCGGATTAATTGAAATAGTTAATGTCCAAAGAATACCGGGAGAAAGAACTAAGGCAGTGTTTAAGGCTTCAGCAGGCAATGAGCACTTAGATGTATATGGAGCAATAATTGGTCAAGATTCTTCAAGAATTAATTTAATCATTAGTGAGATGAATCAAGGTGTAAATCAGGCAGATAAAGAAAAATTTGATGTCATTGTTTACACAAGTGATAAAAAAGAATTTATTCGCAGATGTATGCTTCCTGGACAAGTAGTTGACATTGTACCTAAAAATGAAAGTCAAAATTCATTTTATGTTATTACAATAAAAGCAGGCTTATCTGCAGCTATTGGTAAAAAAGGTGCTAATACAATGTTAGCTTCCAAGGTATCTCATTCTAATTTAGACATTATTACAGTTGAAGAAGCTAAGCAAAAAAATATTCCTTTTGATGAAAGTAAAATTGCTGAAGTGGAAGAATCGCTTAATTCATTTAGAAGATATGGAGCCACTAAAAAGGCGCCAACAAGAGCATTTAACAATAACAGAAGAAAAACAAATTCATACTTTGAAAATCTTGACTTGAGCCTTGAAGGATTCGATAAAGACATTTTGGCTTTTAGAGAGCAAGAACAAGCATTTTTTGATGAAAGCAATAGTCAAAATATGGAGTTTGATGAACTAATTCAACAATACAACAGTGAATCAGTTAAAGAAAATATTGAGTCTGATGAACGTTCAATTGATGAAAAATTAAACGAAATTCAAAGAGAAGAAAAATTGACTGCTAATGACTATAAAAAAGCCAAAGAAGTCGCTAAAAACTTTAAAGTTGACAAAGATTTAAGTAGTTTTGGTTTAGACGGCGGAATTGATTTAAGTGACATTGAAAATGAAGAGTGATAA
- the pgsA gene encoding CDP-diacylglycerol--glycerol-3-phosphate 3-phosphatidyltransferase gives MNLPNKLTLLRMILFIPLLVLVILYGVLIQRHIVVYKIAGRILLSLILAIFIAAMITDYLDGWLARKNKQVTSFGKLFDPIADKLIVTTTLISLSIFGFIPLWITILFVARDLIVDAIRVLMAQNNIDVKASIWGKLKTLTQTIAIIIVLVVAVAFNFSLVSNWKDWLILYAINIPMLVALFFSIFSGYKYYHSIRSYIKTK, from the coding sequence ATGAACTTGCCTAATAAACTTACTCTTTTAAGAATGATTTTATTTATCCCTCTATTAGTATTAGTTATCTTATATGGTGTTTTAATTCAACGTCACATAGTTGTTTATAAAATAGCTGGCAGGATATTATTAAGCTTAATTTTAGCTATATTTATAGCGGCAATGATTACTGACTACCTTGATGGCTGATTAGCTAGAAAAAACAAGCAAGTAACTTCATTTGGGAAGCTATTTGATCCTATTGCTGATAAATTAATTGTCACAACTACCTTAATTTCGCTTTCAATTTTTGGCTTTATTCCTTTATGAATAACAATTTTATTTGTTGCTAGGGACTTAATTGTTGATGCTATAAGAGTTTTGATGGCTCAAAATAATATTGATGTTAAGGCATCAATATGGGGTAAACTAAAAACTTTAACTCAAACAATTGCTATTATAATTGTGCTTGTTGTAGCAGTTGCCTTTAATTTCTCACTTGTTTCAAACTGAAAAGATTGATTAATTTTATACGCAATCAATATTCCAATGTTAGTTGCTCTATTCTTTAGCATCTTCTCAGGCTATAAATACTATCATTCTATACGTTCATATATAAAGACAAAATAG
- a CDS encoding phosphatidate cytidylyltransferase produces MKILKERVLPAVVGVLILASAIIPFAIFGASHYEARIAAYIMATAALFILSFEILNAFGVKLVFRIFVSMLAALMTFMPIDTAETLLKPGSFDRTQLLILIKNSVFNWQSLLIISVIALIFVLIELQSRTNMTAGDRFLRFVHIWFSFFYVINSIVFLLLATFRDWKIVLFILLAPSLADIGGFFGGKFFGKKLIKASFAPNISPKKTWEGFIVGVIACWIFAAGMIFGLGLMENKVIPQTFVFSITPFASVAGDLYFSYLKRLNATKDYSKILLGHGGLMDRHDSISFVSTLVAMVYFFISVK; encoded by the coding sequence ATGAAAATATTAAAAGAAAGAGTTTTGCCAGCTGTTGTTGGAGTTTTAATACTTGCAAGCGCCATAATTCCATTTGCGATTTTTGGTGCAAGCCACTATGAAGCTAGGATTGCTGCTTATATAATGGCAACTGCTGCTCTCTTTATTTTATCATTTGAGATTTTAAATGCTTTTGGTGTGAAACTAGTTTTTAGAATTTTTGTCTCAATGCTAGCAGCTTTAATGACTTTTATGCCTATAGACACAGCAGAGACTTTATTAAAGCCTGGCTCGTTTGATAGAACTCAATTGCTTATACTGATTAAAAATTCTGTTTTTAATTGACAATCATTATTAATAATTTCTGTTATTGCTTTAATATTTGTTTTGATTGAGTTGCAAAGCAGAACCAACATGACAGCAGGAGACAGATTCTTACGTTTTGTTCATATTTGGTTTTCATTTTTCTATGTTATAAATTCAATCGTATTTTTACTTTTAGCAACATTTAGAGACTGAAAGATTGTGCTATTTATCTTGCTAGCTCCTTCGCTAGCTGATATTGGTGGATTTTTTGGCGGTAAGTTTTTTGGTAAAAAATTAATTAAGGCTAGTTTTGCTCCAAATATTTCACCAAAAAAAACTTGAGAAGGTTTTATAGTTGGAGTTATAGCTTGTTGAATATTTGCAGCAGGAATGATATTTGGTTTAGGTTTAATGGAAAATAAAGTTATTCCACAAACATTTGTATTTTCAATTACTCCATTTGCTTCAGTAGCGGGCGACTTATACTTTTCATATTTAAAGAGACTGAATGCTACAAAGGATTATTCTAAAATACTTTTAGGCCATGGTGGGCTTATGGACAGGCATGATAGTATTTCATTTGTGAGCACACTTGTAGCAATGGTTTACTTCTTTATTTCAGTAAAATAA
- the gpmI gene encoding 2,3-bisphosphoglycerate-independent phosphoglycerate mutase has product MKKTILIVIDGLGLREQKQGNGFKLANTPTFDMLFSQYPNSIIQASGEFVGLPAGQMGNSEVGHLNIGAGTVVYTGLSLINKAIKDGEFEKNPVFNEIFKDVKDKNTTLHLMGLLSPGGVHSLEDHLFKLLEMAHNYGLKKVSVHPIGDGRDVAPKSIIPSLEKLQALCDEYGYKIATISGRFYGMDRDKMFNRVEVHYEAMIGKAENKFTNVIDYIKKQYDEGISDEFFIPACNKDAEFIKDNDSIIFFNFRPDRARQLAHLFIGSDLYDAKPKHPVHISKFASLMKYEGINTLVAIHEMEVKMPIGKVLELANLSQLRVAETQKYAHVTYFMDGGVDVVFKNSKRIMVPSLKVESYADAPQMSAKEITDELLANCLNYDVTIMNYANPDMVGHTGNLESTIKAVSFLDSQIKRVIDFANKNNITVFITADHGNAEITEDENGNPATKHTKNPVMLICSDKSIKLKDGKLANIAPTILDYINVAKPIEMDEESLIER; this is encoded by the coding sequence ATTTAAGTTAGCAAACACACCCACTTTTGATATGCTTTTTAGCCAATACCCTAACAGTATAATACAAGCTAGTGGTGAATTTGTAGGCTTGCCTGCCGGACAAATGGGTAATTCTGAAGTAGGTCACCTTAATATAGGAGCTGGCACAGTTGTTTACACTGGCTTAAGCTTAATTAATAAGGCAATTAAGGACGGGGAATTTGAAAAAAATCCTGTGTTTAACGAAATATTTAAAGACGTTAAAGACAAAAACACTACTTTACACTTAATGGGTTTACTAAGCCCTGGTGGTGTACATTCACTAGAAGATCATTTGTTTAAATTGCTTGAAATGGCGCATAATTATGGGCTTAAAAAGGTGTCTGTTCATCCTATTGGAGATGGAAGGGATGTTGCTCCAAAGTCAATAATTCCATCATTAGAGAAATTACAAGCTTTATGCGATGAATATGGCTATAAAATAGCCACAATCAGTGGAAGATTCTATGGTATGGATCGTGACAAAATGTTCAACAGAGTAGAAGTTCACTATGAAGCTATGATTGGCAAAGCAGAAAATAAATTTACAAATGTTATTGACTATATCAAAAAACAATATGATGAAGGAATAAGTGATGAATTTTTCATTCCAGCATGCAACAAGGATGCTGAATTTATCAAAGATAATGATTCAATAATATTTTTTAACTTTAGACCTGACAGAGCAAGACAGCTTGCACACTTGTTTATTGGCTCAGACTTATATGATGCTAAGCCTAAACATCCTGTTCATATATCAAAATTTGCTTCATTAATGAAATATGAAGGCATTAACACATTAGTTGCTATTCATGAAATGGAAGTTAAGATGCCAATTGGCAAGGTTTTAGAATTAGCAAACTTATCACAATTAAGAGTTGCTGAAACTCAAAAATATGCCCATGTAACCTATTTTATGGATGGTGGCGTTGATGTTGTATTTAAGAACTCAAAACGTATAATGGTACCATCATTAAAGGTTGAAAGCTATGCTGACGCTCCTCAAATGTCAGCTAAAGAAATTACTGATGAGCTTTTAGCTAACTGTTTAAACTATGATGTAACAATTATGAATTATGCTAATCCCGATATGGTTGGACACACCGGCAATTTAGAATCAACTATCAAAGCAGTATCATTTTTAGATTCGCAAATAAAAAGAGTAATAGACTTTGCAAACAAAAACAATATAACTGTTTTTATCACTGCTGATCATGGCAATGCGGAAATAACTGAAGATGAAAACGGCAATCCTGCTACAAAGCATACAAAAAATCCAGTAATGCTTATTTGTAGTGATAAAAGTATAAAATTGAAAGATGGAAAACTAGCTAACATTGCCCCAACTATTTTAGATTACATTAATGTTGCTAAACCAATTGAAATGGATGAAGAATCGTTAATTGAAAGATAA
- a CDS encoding ribosome assembly cofactor RimP has product MNWKSLLLEKFGNKINDVKIVNEDGLLILEVIASSRDLKDIEELTKIVNDYIDSLNVEFDFDSLSISSPGFTMDYETDELGNHIGEIVDVKLNKNVNKLDFYTGEILENNPETILLKWNCKGQFRKVEIEKANIKK; this is encoded by the coding sequence ATGAACTGAAAAAGCTTGCTATTAGAAAAGTTTGGCAACAAAATTAATGATGTGAAAATAGTTAATGAAGATGGGCTATTAATATTAGAAGTTATAGCATCAAGCAGAGATCTTAAAGATATTGAAGAGCTTACAAAAATAGTTAATGATTATATAGATTCATTAAATGTAGAATTTGATTTTGATTCATTGTCAATAAGCTCTCCTGGTTTCACAATGGACTATGAAACAGATGAATTGGGAAATCATATTGGTGAAATAGTTGATGTAAAGTTAAATAAAAATGTTAATAAATTAGACTTTTACACTGGCGAAATATTAGAGAATAATCCTGAGACAATATTACTAAAATGAAATTGCAAGGGACAGTTTAGAAAAGTTGAAATAGAAAAAGCAAATATAAAAAAATAA
- a CDS encoding MHJ_0274 family protein — protein MDGSLTMWIILGVLVGIILAMFIISSAKNKINKKRKEKQDAEFRKKASEYANLIAIRLKCLMDVNEEYLQKFEPSIGAFKMRDIVSVANKYLKTIEDDLEFKEYIISSDTNSEFLKDFITLTHTRCNNWSSQCDFIKFKLERTIADIDSEYVAERVAQETLKIREFYEKGLITNELA, from the coding sequence ATGGATGGATCATTAACAATGTGAATAATTTTAGGTGTTCTTGTGGGGATAATTTTAGCTATGTTTATCATTAGTTCTGCTAAGAACAAAATAAACAAGAAAAGAAAAGAAAAGCAAGATGCTGAATTTAGAAAAAAAGCTTCTGAGTATGCCAATTTAATAGCTATCAGACTAAAATGCTTAATGGATGTTAATGAGGAATACTTACAAAAATTTGAACCTTCAATCGGAGCATTTAAAATGCGCGACATTGTTTCTGTTGCCAACAAATACTTAAAAACTATTGAAGATGATCTAGAATTCAAAGAATATATTATCTCATCAGACACCAATTCTGAATTTTTAAAGGACTTTATTACTCTAACTCATACTAGATGCAACAACTGATCTAGTCAATGCGACTTTATCAAGTTCAAATTAGAGAGAACGATTGCAGATATAGATTCAGAATATGTCGCAGAAAGAGTTGCCCAAGAAACCCTTAAGATTCGTGAATTTTATGAAAAAGGGCTAATTACAAATGAACTTGCCTAA
- the infB gene encoding translation initiation factor IF-2: MAKKNRLSNTSVVKEQLSDIKTEIVNGTFIFTNRTSLGEFAEKIKMNANDLIKRFLLRGKFYQINHILEEEEIAEICMEKGLDFKKEENIDAGNFLNEVKFNDDKSLLVKRPPIITVMGHVDHGKTSLIDYIRKTNVVSTESSGITQHTGAYQISHKGEKITFIDTPGHEAFSKMRSRGAKITDIIILVVAADDGVMPQTKEAIMHAKSANVPLIVFVNKMDKPQKNLEKIKRELMENDVLIEEFGGDTQIVYGSALKGQGIEELFSAIILLADLLDLKANPSRYPVGTVIESKVDKGVGVVTTIIVENGTLYKGDFIVAGSCYGKVRSMKSPGGAFIDEVLPGTPVKIAGLNNSPLAGDRFIGFDDEKYAKKLALDKAQIDKSHNLYEKTQLNNVELGKKVFNVIIRSDVQGTAEAIKNKLSVMENEEATIRVIGAQVGQVSSSDLLLAQASNAIIIAFNVKVSPNIKQTAKQSNIKIMSYDVIYKIIEDMQNILDGEKPIVYEERKIGSAHCIKLFYYSKVGTIAGCMQDEGVVKVGCKVQIFRNKKMIHEGIVETLKREANDLKVVEKGKDFGTHIKKFNDIKEDDVLVFFEEVPVSV, translated from the coding sequence ATGGCTAAAAAGAATAGATTAAGTAATACAAGTGTGGTTAAAGAACAACTGTCAGACATTAAGACTGAAATTGTTAATGGAACATTTATTTTTACAAATAGAACGTCTTTAGGAGAGTTTGCTGAAAAAATTAAAATGAATGCAAACGATCTAATTAAACGGTTTTTACTTAGAGGTAAGTTCTATCAAATTAACCACATTTTAGAAGAAGAAGAAATTGCTGAAATATGCATGGAAAAAGGACTTGATTTTAAAAAAGAAGAAAACATTGATGCTGGAAACTTTTTAAATGAAGTCAAATTTAATGATGATAAAAGCTTATTAGTTAAGCGCCCTCCAATTATTACAGTTATGGGTCACGTTGATCATGGTAAAACTTCACTAATTGACTATATTAGAAAAACCAATGTAGTAAGCACTGAAAGTTCAGGAATTACCCAACACACTGGTGCTTATCAAATTTCTCATAAAGGCGAAAAAATAACATTTATTGACACTCCTGGCCACGAGGCATTTAGTAAAATGCGTTCTCGTGGAGCTAAGATTACTGACATTATTATTTTGGTTGTAGCTGCTGATGATGGAGTTATGCCTCAGACTAAAGAAGCTATAATGCACGCTAAATCGGCAAATGTACCTTTAATTGTTTTTGTAAACAAAATGGATAAACCACAAAAGAATTTGGAAAAAATTAAAAGAGAACTGATGGAAAATGATGTTCTTATTGAAGAATTTGGCGGCGATACTCAAATTGTTTATGGTTCTGCACTTAAAGGTCAAGGAATTGAAGAATTATTTTCAGCAATTATTTTGCTTGCAGATTTATTAGATTTAAAAGCTAACCCTTCTCGTTATCCTGTCGGAACTGTAATTGAAAGCAAAGTTGACAAAGGCGTTGGTGTTGTAACCACAATTATTGTTGAAAATGGAACTTTATATAAAGGCGATTTCATTGTCGCTGGCTCATGCTATGGAAAAGTAAGAAGTATGAAAAGCCCTGGTGGAGCATTTATTGATGAAGTGCTTCCTGGAACACCTGTTAAGATTGCTGGATTAAATAACTCTCCATTAGCTGGGGATAGATTTATTGGTTTCGATGATGAAAAGTATGCTAAAAAATTAGCTTTAGACAAAGCTCAAATTGATAAAAGTCATAACTTATATGAAAAAACTCAATTAAATAATGTTGAACTAGGCAAAAAAGTATTCAATGTCATTATCCGTTCAGACGTGCAAGGAACTGCTGAAGCTATTAAAAATAAGCTTTCTGTAATGGAAAATGAAGAAGCAACGATTAGAGTTATTGGTGCACAAGTTGGTCAAGTTTCTAGCAGCGACTTATTATTAGCACAAGCTTCAAATGCAATTATTATTGCTTTTAATGTTAAAGTATCACCAAATATTAAGCAAACTGCAAAACAAAGTAATATAAAAATTATGTCTTATGATGTAATTTATAAGATTATTGAAGATATGCAAAACATTCTTGATGGTGAAAAGCCAATTGTTTATGAAGAAAGAAAAATTGGATCTGCGCACTGCATTAAGCTATTTTACTACTCAAAAGTTGGCACTATTGCTGGCTGTATGCAAGACGAAGGCGTTGTTAAAGTAGGATGCAAGGTTCAAATATTTAGAAATAAAAAAATGATTCATGAAGGCATTGTTGAAACTTTAAAACGTGAAGCAAATGACTTAAAAGTAGTTGAAAAAGGCAAGGATTTTGGTACACACATTAAGAAGTTTAATGACATTAAAGAAGATGACGTTTTAGTGTTCTTTGAAGAGGTTCCAGTTTCTGTTTAG
- a CDS encoding HAD family hydrolase, with translation MKIKRIIFSDVDGTICSFPDKKENPETRKSILEAVENDNITLVLNTGNPPLPKMLKMAHELKAKYIIAANGSAILDVESKEYLYESELSSDIVSAVLGIIKKYDESACFFGKNGYYMVTSNQKVKDFLTEFFEFPDWLDEDEKIINNIFKIEIYPKPENKEKIVADIHNLSIKADLAVMGMHMELTAPGVNKGTGALWLCNHLDADPNYCMSIGDSNNDLTMLRAIGFSYAMDNSPKSVKEVAKYYTSDVMQNGLGEAIQDYIFRTKFDILRQANEDKLEKQKIKEAKNAFYRAKAQEK, from the coding sequence ATGAAGATTAAGAGAATAATATTTAGTGATGTAGATGGCACAATTTGCTCTTTCCCGGATAAAAAAGAGAATCCTGAGACCAGAAAGAGTATTTTAGAAGCAGTTGAAAACGACAATATAACTCTTGTGCTAAACACTGGTAATCCTCCACTTCCAAAAATGCTTAAAATGGCTCATGAATTAAAGGCTAAATATATTATTGCTGCTAATGGTTCAGCCATTCTTGATGTCGAAAGCAAAGAGTACTTGTATGAATCAGAACTAAGTTCTGATATTGTTTCTGCAGTCTTAGGCATAATCAAAAAATATGACGAATCTGCCTGTTTCTTTGGTAAGAACGGCTACTACATGGTCACAAGCAACCAAAAAGTAAAAGATTTTTTAACTGAATTTTTCGAATTCCCAGACTGACTAGATGAAGATGAAAAAATCATTAATAACATATTCAAAATTGAAATTTATCCTAAGCCTGAAAATAAAGAAAAAATTGTAGCTGATATTCATAATTTAAGCATAAAAGCTGATCTTGCTGTTATGGGAATGCATATGGAGCTAACAGCGCCAGGCGTTAATAAAGGAACTGGGGCACTATGGTTATGCAATCATTTAGATGCTGATCCTAATTACTGCATGAGTATTGGCGATAGTAACAATGACTTAACAATGCTTAGAGCAATTGGCTTTTCATATGCTATGGACAATTCACCAAAAAGTGTTAAGGAAGTTGCAAAATACTACACAAGTGATGTTATGCAAAATGGCTTAGGAGAAGCCATCCAGGACTACATATTTAGAACTAAATTCGATATTCTTCGTCAAGCAAATGAAGACAAATTAGAGAAACAAAAAATTAAAGAAGCTAAGAACGCATTCTATCGTGCTAAAGCACAAGAAAAATAA
- a CDS encoding adenine phosphoribosyltransferase, producing MDLKKYIRDVKNFPKPGILFKDISPLLADGEALNYTITSMAEVAKDVDVIVGPDARGFLFGTPTAAVLKKPFIMVRKPGKLPGKVISREYDLEYGNNILQIQADFIKKGQTVAIVDDVLATGGTIKAIIKLLKEQGAIIKKVIILLELTDLNGRDSINEDGIEIVSLVKF from the coding sequence ATGGATTTAAAAAAATATATTAGAGATGTAAAAAACTTTCCTAAGCCAGGAATTTTATTCAAAGATATTTCACCACTTTTAGCTGATGGTGAAGCGCTTAATTATACAATCACAAGCATGGCTGAAGTTGCTAAAGATGTTGATGTAATAGTTGGGCCAGATGCCAGAGGCTTTTTATTTGGAACTCCTACAGCAGCCGTACTTAAAAAACCTTTTATTATGGTTAGAAAGCCAGGTAAATTACCAGGGAAGGTAATTTCTAGAGAATATGATCTAGAGTATGGTAATAATATTTTACAAATTCAAGCAGACTTTATTAAAAAAGGGCAAACAGTAGCAATAGTTGATGATGTTTTAGCTACTGGGGGCACAATTAAAGCCATAATTAAGCTTCTCAAAGAGCAAGGGGCTATTATAAAAAAAGTTATTATACTTTTAGAGCTAACTGATTTAAACGGTAGAGACAGCATTAATGAAGATGGAATTGAAATAGTTTCACTAGTTAAATTTTAG
- a CDS encoding YlxR family protein: MTLKMKSDKKNEGFSRKCIATGLIVPENQMLRFDYNKNENLIKLDVNRELKGRGAYFIATEENWNTVVRKKCLNKTFRTAVPKEVYERIEAELKEGKWLKRID, from the coding sequence GTGACATTGAAAATGAAGAGTGATAAAAAAAATGAAGGCTTTAGTCGCAAGTGCATTGCAACAGGACTTATAGTACCTGAGAATCAAATGCTCAGATTTGATTATAATAAGAATGAAAATCTAATTAAACTAGATGTCAACAGAGAGCTAAAAGGCCGAGGAGCCTATTTTATAGCAACAGAGGAAAACTGAAATACTGTTGTTAGAAAAAAATGTTTGAACAAAACATTTAGGACTGCTGTTCCAAAAGAAGTATATGAAAGAATAGAAGCTGAATTGAAGGAGGGAAAATGGCTAAAAAGAATAGATTAA
- a CDS encoding thymidine kinase encodes MYLKNGLGQLEVITGPMFSGKTEELLKRINILKIAGINSLVIKPKFDTRFSENEIVSRTGAKHKAINVSSSKEILDHWSTKYMCVAIDEVNFMDEDILSVIEELIYKGVKVICSGLDMDFKRRPFDVMAKVLASADSILKLKAVCLECKSDAGFSFRKVKSDELNLLGDSEYEARCRICHIKGEKEKAKM; translated from the coding sequence ATGTATTTAAAAAATGGGCTAGGTCAACTAGAAGTAATAACAGGACCTATGTTTTCTGGCAAAACAGAAGAGCTTTTAAAAAGAATTAATATTCTTAAAATTGCAGGAATAAATTCATTAGTAATAAAGCCTAAATTTGACACACGGTTTTCAGAAAATGAAATAGTTAGCAGAACAGGGGCAAAGCATAAAGCAATTAATGTCAGCAGCTCTAAAGAGATTTTAGATCACTGAAGTACTAAATATATGTGTGTAGCTATTGATGAAGTTAATTTTATGGATGAAGATATTTTATCTGTTATTGAAGAGTTAATTTATAAGGGTGTAAAAGTAATATGCTCTGGGCTTGATATGGATTTTAAAAGAAGACCATTTGATGTTATGGCAAAGGTTTTAGCTTCTGCTGATAGTATTTTAAAACTAAAAGCAGTTTGTTTAGAGTGTAAATCTGACGCCGGATTTTCGTTTAGAAAAGTTAAAAGTGATGAACTTAATTTATTAGGCGATTCTGAATATGAGGCTAGATGCAGAATTTGTCATATAAAGGGTGAAAAAGAGAAGGCTAAAATGTAG